Part of the Myxocyprinus asiaticus isolate MX2 ecotype Aquarium Trade chromosome 17, UBuf_Myxa_2, whole genome shotgun sequence genome, ttggttcattaaatgaagcataacattgtctttgtgttcgtttttgagttgccacagtatgcaatagactagcatgtcttaaggtcaatattaggtcaaaaatagcaaaaaagaaacagctttctctagaaactcatcagtcaatcattgttttgaggaatgaaggctatacaatgcttgaaattgccaaaaaaaaaactgaagatttcatacaaaggtgtacactacagtctacaaaggcaaaggacaactggctctaacaaggatgacagaaagagatgtggaaggccagatgtacaactaaacaagaggataagtacatcagagtctctagtttgagaaatagatgcctcacatgtcctcagctgacagcttcattgaattctacccgctcaacaccagtttcatgtacaacagtaaagagaagactcaggggtgcaggccttatgggaagaattgtaaagaaaaagccatatttgaaacagaaatacaaaaagaaaaggttagagtgggcaaagaaacacagacattggacaacagataattggaaaaaagtgttatggatcttaaccccattgagcatttgtgggatcagctagaccatgggtgtcaaactcagttcctggagggccgcagccctgcagagtttagttccagccctgctctaaaatgcctccttgtaatcttcaagcactcctgaagaccttgattagctgcttcaggtgtgtttaattaaggttggagctaaactctgctggactgtggccctccaggaaccgagtttgacaaccctgagctagactgtaaggtgcgtgagaagtgcccgacaagacagcaacatctatggcaagtgctacaggaagcgtggggtgaaatgtcacctgagtatctggacgaactgacagctagaatgccaaggatctgcaaagctgtcattgctgcatgtggaggattttttgatgagaacactttgaagtagttttttttttcatattataatagtaatttttcatgttattaatgtcctgactatacattgtgatcagttgaatgccacttagtgaataaaagtatcaatttctttccataagagcaaaatctgtacattattccaaactttttgccgccaATGTATATGTAGTTTGCTAGAGtgcttaatttgttttttttatgttgctcTGACAGCTTGCCTTCACAACGAAAATCTACCACCCAAATATCAACAGTAATGGAAGTATCTGTCTGGACATTCTGCGCTCACAGTGGTCACCTGCCCTCACTGTATCCAAAGGTAAAGGGCAAATAGACACACATGCTCACTAATTTCAGTCACAACACTACTCTCCACCCCTATGTCTGTTCTTTATATATTACGAGTCTAAACTGTCTGGATGCTCTTTCCATAATACACATTATAACAAAGCAAAGAGGTCTTTGAATGCATCTCTCAACTGATCAGATGCAATGATTCTCACCATTATGACATTTGAAATCACTTTACTTGATAAAATATGAGTAATATTCACGTGTTACTTTCATTCCACTGAGGCTCAACCAGTCATTTATTTGTAGTTGCAGGATTAgcgttttatttctttttcacttttatttcactATAGCCACACCATTCCTAGTCAAGTAGTAAATGGTGATATTTAATGGTCAGATCTCTCCAAGAGAGCTAAAAAGGGAACTTTTAAAGAGTCAGTAGAGAACTTGAAGTAATAAAAGAAAGATTGAATGCCAATTGGCTGGTCCTGCTGATCCCAGATTGTATTAGAGCACTGATTCTGCATTATGTGTTTATGCTGAACACTTGGTGAATTTGTGGAtgtatgaataaattattctgatttctgttgttgtttttcagtttTATTATCCATATGCTCACTTCTTTGCGACCCAAATCCAGATGACCCTTTAGTTCCAGATATTGCACACATTTACAAATCGGACAAAGATAAGTAAGTGTGTGCCTTATGTGCATTACTTTTCGCTCTTTCACTCTTTATTAGTAAAATGACTGAACCATTTACTCTGCTGACTTGTCATAACTTTTTGGTCAAAGGTACGGTATGTGACGTATTATGATTTTGGCACAAGCTTTCCTGTATAGCTGAAATGTTCTATTGTGTTATGAGAGTATGATGGCTGTGGTTTTCGCAGGTTTAATCGTTCTGCAGTTTTTACCCTgtttcaaattcttttttttattcctgCCAAGTAGGAAAATGTTTGAGTGCCAAATGGCTCTCACTTATTAGCTTGACAGCAATATTTCCATAGTGTCATGTGAATTAAGATAACTAACTAATTaagatccaattttttttttttttttttttttttaggtataacAGACTGGCAAGGGAATGGACTCAGAAGTATGCAATGTAACTTAGTTGGACTGGATGGCTAGATTTTGAAATGGTTGCACATGGACACTATTACTGCA contains:
- the LOC127455573 gene encoding ubiquitin-conjugating enzyme E2 D4-like; amino-acid sequence: MALKRIQKELQDLQRDPPSQCSAGPLGEDLFHWQATIMGPGDSPYQGGVFFLTIHFPTDYPFKPPKLAFTTKIYHPNINSNGSICLDILRSQWSPALTVSKVLLSICSLLCDPNPDDPLVPDIAHIYKSDKDKYNRLAREWTQKYAM